A region from the Rheinheimera mangrovi genome encodes:
- a CDS encoding sugar phosphate isomerase/epimerase family protein, translated as MPYDHSTIKQQPELLDQQRRQFLKLSALGLGVAGLGMASLPLSAEPTTSTARVVPGLQLYTLRDLMAQSVADTLKLVAGVGYTQLEFAGYYEQSATELKKIMDSEGLNAPSAHVPLDVMQKDLDKVIEQALIMGHSYLVLPYLMDTDRKTIDQYKALAAFLNKAGEKIRSAGMQLTYHNHDFEFVKLSDQVPYDVLLNETDAKLVQMELDLYWVVKAGLSPLELFARQPGRFPLWHVKDMDKAGGFADVGKGVIDFKPIFAKAQAAGLRHAFVERDQTDNRIETIRQGFSALGKLLS; from the coding sequence ATGCCATACGACCATTCGACCATAAAACAACAGCCGGAGTTGCTGGATCAGCAGCGGCGACAATTTCTGAAGCTCAGCGCTTTGGGCTTAGGCGTGGCAGGTTTAGGTATGGCATCCCTGCCATTATCTGCAGAACCTACAACCTCAACCGCTAGAGTAGTACCGGGTTTACAGCTCTATACGCTGCGGGATCTGATGGCTCAAAGTGTGGCCGACACTTTAAAACTGGTGGCTGGTGTAGGTTATACCCAGCTTGAATTTGCCGGTTATTACGAACAAAGCGCCACTGAGTTAAAAAAGATTATGGACAGCGAAGGACTCAATGCTCCATCCGCTCATGTCCCTCTGGATGTGATGCAAAAAGATCTGGATAAGGTGATTGAACAGGCTTTAATCATGGGGCACAGCTATCTGGTGTTACCTTATCTGATGGACACAGACCGAAAAACTATTGACCAATACAAAGCCTTAGCGGCGTTTTTAAACAAAGCAGGCGAGAAAATTCGCTCTGCTGGTATGCAACTGACTTATCACAACCACGACTTTGAGTTTGTGAAGTTGTCTGATCAAGTCCCTTACGATGTGCTGCTGAATGAGACAGACGCCAAACTGGTGCAAATGGAGCTGGATTTATACTGGGTGGTCAAAGCAGGCTTAAGCCCACTGGAGTTGTTCGCCAGACAACCTGGCCGTTTCCCACTCTGGCATGTCAAAGACATGGACAAAGCTGGTGGTTTTGCTGATGTCGGCAAAGGTGTGATTGATTTCAAACCTATTTTTGCCAAGGCACAAGCAGCTGGTTTACGCCACGCTTTTGTTGAGCGCGA
- a CDS encoding LacI family DNA-binding transcriptional regulator gives MSNIRDVAQLAGVSVATVSRALQQPDLVSLKTRTKVLSAVKQVGYKPNLMAVKFRSGKTRNLVVLVPTVANVFFARVISGMQQAAHDKGYSLLLCNTLADEEMEQSYARMVHTSQADGLIQLRANNPFAQLEMKAGSVLPMVNACEVLDRIACPTVLLDNRAAASAMTEHLLQLGHKRIAMIKGPARSPLTRDRVAGYRDALDAAGVTFDESLLYPGDFTLQSGHKAATELLNLPNPPTAMFCENDEMAIGAIQGIKQKGFAVPGDISVAGFDDISFAAFADPPLTTIAQPAEEFGSTAVTLLIDLLEGRLGKAPKVILPFDLIQRASTGPAPAGLG, from the coding sequence ATGTCCAACATTCGTGACGTAGCACAGCTGGCTGGAGTATCAGTAGCCACAGTGTCTCGTGCTTTGCAGCAACCTGATTTGGTGTCGCTGAAAACCCGCACTAAAGTGCTGTCCGCGGTGAAACAGGTAGGTTACAAGCCCAATCTGATGGCTGTGAAATTTCGCTCAGGCAAAACCCGCAATCTGGTCGTGCTTGTGCCTACTGTCGCCAACGTGTTTTTTGCCAGGGTGATCAGTGGTATGCAACAAGCTGCTCACGACAAAGGTTATTCATTGCTGTTATGTAACACGCTAGCCGATGAAGAGATGGAACAAAGTTATGCCCGCATGGTGCATACCTCACAAGCGGACGGTTTAATTCAACTGAGGGCAAATAATCCTTTTGCCCAGTTGGAGATGAAAGCAGGCTCAGTGTTACCTATGGTCAATGCCTGTGAAGTATTAGATCGTATCGCCTGCCCTACGGTGTTATTGGACAACAGAGCTGCAGCCAGTGCTATGACCGAACATTTACTACAGCTGGGTCACAAGCGTATTGCAATGATAAAAGGCCCGGCCCGCAGTCCTTTGACCCGCGACAGGGTGGCGGGTTATCGTGATGCTTTAGATGCAGCTGGTGTCACTTTTGATGAAAGCTTGCTTTATCCTGGTGATTTTACTTTGCAGTCTGGCCATAAAGCTGCCACTGAACTGCTGAACTTACCCAATCCACCTACTGCCATGTTTTGTGAAAACGATGAAATGGCGATAGGCGCTATACAAGGCATAAAACAAAAAGGTTTTGCCGTACCTGGCGATATATCGGTAGCAGGCTTTGATGATATTTCATTTGCAGCCTTTGCCGATCCGCCACTGACCACCATAGCTCAGCCCGCTGAAGAGTTTGGTAGTACAGCAGTTACTTTATTAATAGATTTACTCGAAGGTCGTTTGGGTAAAGCACCTAAAGTCATTTTACCTTTTGACCTTATTCAACGTGCCAGCACAGGTCCTGCTCCGGCAGGGTTAGGCTGA